The following are from one region of the Hydrogenimonas sp. SS33 genome:
- the folE gene encoding GTP cyclohydrolase I FolE: MSKEKAKKFEEAVTTILELVGEDPGREGLVKTPHRVYKAFMHMTEGYRMDPKKVLNDALFESSNDEMVLVRDIEFYSMCEHHLLPIIGRAHVAYIPDGRVVGLSKIPRMVNIFARRLQIQEQMTEQIADAIVETIRPKGVAVVLEARHMCMEMRGVEKINSTTVSSALRGLFKKDAKTREEFISMVNAPLQPRY, from the coding sequence ATGTCCAAAGAGAAAGCGAAGAAGTTCGAAGAGGCGGTGACGACGATACTGGAGCTGGTGGGGGAAGATCCCGGACGCGAGGGGTTGGTGAAGACGCCCCACCGGGTCTACAAGGCTTTCATGCATATGACCGAAGGGTACCGGATGGACCCGAAGAAGGTGTTGAACGACGCCCTTTTTGAAAGCAGCAACGACGAGATGGTTTTGGTGCGGGACATCGAGTTCTACTCCATGTGCGAGCACCATCTGCTCCCCATCATCGGGCGGGCGCATGTGGCCTACATTCCCGACGGAAGGGTCGTGGGGCTGAGCAAGATCCCCCGTATGGTGAACATCTTCGCCCGCCGGCTGCAGATACAGGAACAGATGACGGAGCAGATCGCCGACGCCATCGTCGAGACCATCAGGCCCAAAGGGGTGGCGGTGGTGCTGGAGGCGCGCCACATGTGCATGGAGATGCGGGGGGTGGAGAAGATCAATTCCACCACCGTCTCTTCGGCCCTGCGGGGGCTTTTCAAAAAGGATGCCAAGACCCGCGAGGAGTTCATAAGCATGGTCAACGCTCCCCTGCAGCCCCGCTATTAG
- the fliI gene encoding flagellar protein export ATPase FliI, which produces MPLKSLRERIRQTSLSPAYGTIRAINGNAIVASGLKVSIGQSVTILSTDGKRLGMVTALEGDSFTITPFGFLEGMQVGDRVQLNERGLDIPVGEGLLGRVVDPFMNPIDGKGPIHLEHFEPIMKAPMDVMKRGLIDEPFSVGVKSIDGLLTSGKGQKMGIFAGSGVGKSTLMGMIVKGSVASVKVVALIGERGREVPEFIAKNLGNDLSDTVIVVATSDDSALMRKYGAFSAMSVAEYFKRKGHDVLFMMDSVTRFAMAQREIGLALGEPPTSKGYPPSSLTLLPQLMERAGKEEGQGSITAYFTVLVEGDDLSDPIADQSRSILDGHIVLSREMTDRGIYPPVDVLSSASRVIGDVTDPEHLEAARKFRRLLALLRENEMLVRIGAYQRGTDPALDEALAKKEVMEAFLKQSADEAVPFEETVAMLKSVVE; this is translated from the coding sequence TTGCCGTTAAAATCGCTGCGCGAACGTATCCGCCAGACCTCCCTCTCCCCCGCCTACGGCACCATCCGCGCCATCAACGGCAACGCCATCGTCGCGTCGGGGCTGAAGGTGAGCATCGGCCAGAGTGTGACGATCCTCTCCACCGACGGAAAACGGCTGGGGATGGTGACGGCGCTGGAAGGCGACAGCTTCACCATCACCCCCTTCGGCTTTCTGGAGGGGATGCAGGTGGGCGACAGGGTGCAGCTCAACGAGCGGGGGCTCGATATTCCCGTGGGCGAGGGGCTGCTGGGGCGGGTCGTGGACCCTTTCATGAACCCGATCGACGGTAAGGGACCCATTCACCTGGAGCATTTCGAGCCTATCATGAAGGCGCCGATGGATGTGATGAAGCGGGGGCTCATCGACGAGCCTTTCAGCGTCGGGGTCAAGAGCATCGACGGGCTGCTCACCAGCGGAAAGGGGCAGAAGATGGGGATCTTCGCCGGCAGCGGTGTGGGCAAATCGACCCTGATGGGGATGATCGTCAAAGGGAGTGTCGCCAGCGTGAAGGTGGTGGCGCTCATCGGCGAGCGGGGGCGGGAGGTCCCCGAATTCATCGCCAAGAACCTGGGCAACGACCTGAGCGACACGGTCATCGTCGTCGCCACCAGCGACGACAGCGCCCTGATGCGTAAATACGGAGCCTTCAGCGCCATGAGTGTGGCGGAGTATTTCAAGCGCAAAGGGCACGACGTCCTTTTTATGATGGACTCGGTGACCCGTTTCGCCATGGCCCAGCGGGAGATCGGCCTGGCGCTGGGGGAGCCGCCCACTTCCAAGGGGTACCCCCCCTCCTCGCTGACCCTGCTGCCCCAATTGATGGAGCGGGCCGGCAAAGAGGAGGGGCAGGGCTCCATCACCGCCTACTTCACGGTGCTGGTGGAGGGGGACGACCTGAGCGACCCCATCGCCGACCAGAGCCGGAGCATTCTCGACGGCCATATCGTCTTGAGCAGGGAGATGACCGACAGGGGGATCTACCCGCCGGTGGATGTACTCTCCTCCGCTTCTCGGGTCATCGGTGACGTGACGGACCCTGAGCATCTGGAGGCGGCGAGGAAGTTCCGGCGCCTGCTGGCGCTGCTGAGGGAGAACGAGATGCTGGTGCGTATCGGCGCCTACCAGCGGGGGACCGACCCTGCCCTGGACGAGGCGCTGGCGAAAAAGGAGGTGATGGAGGCTTTTTTGAAACAGTCTGCCGACGAAGCGGTCCCTTTCGAGGAGACGGTGGCGATGTTGAAAAGCGTGGTGGAGTAG